A single Candidatus Neomarinimicrobiota bacterium DNA region contains:
- a CDS encoding 5-deoxy-glucuronate isomerase has product MSLVKLFRDKTFSAGYNEYLTPDDDTGLRFQILQMTANSEETILSNECETALLIIEGKGTLEYNNQEIKFDRNNWIEQNPVVAHFPAGDEIKITTEEDTRLAVISTLNSSRFDGKIYLPEEIDVERRGENILDGTCYRLVRLVFDRTIAPENAKLVLGEVLNFPGKWSSYPPHHHIQPEIYYYEFSPQEGYGHGELGEDVFNIKHQDLLKITDSKDHSQVSAPGYHMYYIWAIRHLDDAPYTGFEFTKPFDKLLE; this is encoded by the coding sequence ATGAGTCTTGTTAAGCTGTTTCGGGATAAGACGTTTTCAGCCGGCTACAATGAATACCTGACGCCTGACGATGATACAGGTTTGAGATTTCAAATCCTGCAAATGACCGCAAATTCAGAGGAGACAATTCTTTCGAATGAATGTGAAACCGCACTCCTGATTATCGAAGGAAAGGGCACTTTGGAGTACAATAATCAAGAAATAAAATTCGACAGGAATAACTGGATTGAACAAAACCCTGTAGTTGCACATTTTCCTGCGGGAGATGAAATTAAAATTACAACAGAAGAAGATACTCGCCTGGCTGTGATAAGCACTCTGAACAGCTCCCGATTTGATGGGAAAATATATCTTCCCGAAGAAATCGATGTTGAGCGAAGAGGAGAGAATATACTTGACGGAACGTGTTATCGTCTGGTTCGATTGGTTTTTGACAGAACGATTGCACCGGAGAACGCGAAATTAGTTTTAGGAGAAGTATTAAATTTCCCGGGCAAGTGGAGCAGTTATCCACCGCATCACCATATTCAGCCGGAAATTTACTATTATGAGTTCTCTCCTCAAGAAGGATATGGTCATGGAGAGCTCGGTGAGGATGTCTTCAATATCAAGCATCAGGACTTATTAAAGATAACGGATTCTAAGGACCACAGTCAGGTGTCGGCGCCGGGGTATCATATGTATTATATCTGGGCAATCAGACATCTTGACGATGCGCCGTATACGGGATTTGAATTCACAAAGCCATTCGATAAGTTATTAGAGTAA